CAAATACCATGGTGAGCATAACGAATATGAAGGCTTGAAGCACCCCGGCGAAGACGTCAAAGTAAAAGTGGAGAGGCACCGGCACCAGCAGGGGGACGGCCGAGTATATAAGCCCGATTATAATCATCCCCCCCAGAATGTTACCGAAAAGCCTGAACGCCATTGAAACCGGGTTGGCAAGAGTTCCTATTATATTCAGCGGCGCCATCAGGGGCTGCGGTTCAAAAAAGCTCTTCAGGTATCCCGCAAGGCCCTTTCGCCTGATGCTCTCCTGCTGGGTTAACACAAAGGTTATGGCGGCCAGCGTCAAGGTTGTGGAAAGATCCGCCGTGGGAGGCCTGAGGGTAAAAAGTCCAGCCAGATTCGACAGCAGGAGAAAGGCCGCCAGTGTACCTATATAGGGGACAAATCCCTTTCGCTCGCTGCCCATGGTCTCCCCGACGAGCTTATCCACGATTTCGTAAAAAACCTCTGCGAGTTTCTGGAAGGTGCTGGATTTTTTCCCTATGCTTTTTCCGGCGTAATAGGATACAGCTATCAGTATGGCCATGATAAACCACGTCACCACTACCGTTTCGGTGACGGGCACGGAAAGGTTGTATATGCGCCAGTGAAAAACTACCTTTGGGAAGAACTCCATTTTCCCCGACCTCGCAGGATAGTATTTGACAAAATGGAGATTTTTATCACCATTAACCCCAGTGTTGTCGCAATAAACAACTCCATACTTAACGAGATGGCAAAAGCAAGGGCGCTCAGGATCAATGAGAATCTCAGGGTAAAGCCGCTGATACCGATAAAGGCCGCCATTCCTGGACTTTTACCGGCGAGCCCTGTGAGGAATATATAGTGCAGAAAAAAGTTTAAAATTGCAATGAAAGATCCCAAAATCAGCCCTCCGGCCCACCTGCCGGTCCTGTCGAAAACCAGGGCCAGCACGGCGGCAGCTACAGCAAGTGCGACGCTTTTCTTCACTACTCCCGCAAAAGTGTTCCTAAGTTCGTCCATTTTTTCACCCCGGTTCGTATGTATTATGGTTCATATTTTTATCTTGCTCCATGGAGCTTTTTTTATAACAAAAAAACCCGCTTTATTTAATACATGCGGGAGTCGCTTGAAATGGAAAAGGCAGCTTGTCGCTGCCCTTTCCATTAGATTCGTGATTATTTTTTTAAACTTACCTTGTTAATAGGTAACCCCAATATATCTTCACACGCTTCCTTTATACACTCCGATATTGTCGGGTGCGCATGTATTGTTTCTGCTATTTCCTCTGCTGTAAACTCCTCCTTTATAGCCAGCGCGCCTTCGTGTATTATCTCTGTAGCATCCCTCCCGATAATTTCCATTCCAACTATCTGGTTGTATTTTGCTTCGGCTATTATCTTTATTAAGCCGTGATCCTCCCCCATAGTCAGTGCTCTGCCTGAAGCTGAATAGGTAAAGGTTCCCACTTTAATATCCCCGTATTTTTCTCTGGCAAGAGCCTCATTCAGCCCTACCCATGCAATCTCCGGTTCCGTGTATACGCAGCTCGGCACGACTTTCATGTCGGCCTTCCTTTTTTCTCCAACGGCATTGTGAGCTGCAATTATCCCCTGATAGGCTGCCACATGGGCAAGTTGTATTCCTCCCGTTACATCTCCCACGGCGTATATATTGTCTATATTTGTTCTCATAAAGTCATCCACTTTTATTCCTTTTCCTTCCAACCGCAGGTTGAGCGCTTCAACACCGTTCACGTTTGCTACCCTTCCTACCGCCACCAGTACCGCATCGCACTCCAACCGTTCGGTATTCCCGCTTTTTGTGAACACCACTATCGGGCCCTCTTCTATCTTCTCAACCCTACTGTTGAGATGTAGCTCAATTCCCCTATTTTCAAGGGCGCTCTGCAATATACCGGCTATGTCCCTGTCTACCATGGGCAACAACTCCGGCAGCATTTCTATTATAATGACCTGGCTTCCCAGCGAACTATATATATTGGCAAACTCCAGCCCTATTATCCCCGCTCCTATTATTGCGATTCTTTCCGGTACCCTTTCCAGCTCGAGGGCCCTGTCACTGGTCATAACCCCGGGAAGGCCCATACCCGGCACCGGTGGAATTAGCGTCTTGGAACCTGTAGCTATGATGAATTTTTCCGCCGTGTATTTCCTATCCACCTTTATTGTATTTCTGTCGAGGAATTTGGCCCTGCCCTTTATGACGTCCACCTTGTGCGCTTTCATCAGGTAGCCCACGCCGCCTACAAGCCTTTCTACCACCTTCTCTTTTTTCGCCCTCAGCTTATCCACATCGATAGTGTACTGGGCCGCTATACCGAAATCCCCGGCCTTTTTTATTTCATTTATTATCGATGCGGCGTGCGCATAAACCTTAGTCGGGATACAGCCCCTGTTCAGGCATGTACCCCCTAATGAATCTTCCTCTACCAGGGCAACCCTTGCTCCGAGTTCACTGGCTCTTATTGCTGCCGTATAGCCGCCGGGTCCGCCTCCTATTACTATTACGTTATAGTCCATGCTTTACCCCCTCGTCCCGTATAATGTAAATCGCTATAAAGCTAGCATTACACGCTATAAAGCTAGCATTACAGGATTTTCTAGTATGCGCTTAAGATCCATCAGGAATTTAGCAGCGGTCGCGCCATCAATAAGCCTGTGGTCGAAGGACAGGCTCAGCATCATAACCTGTCTTATAGAGATACTATCTTCGACCACTGCAGGTTCTTTGTATATTGTGTTAACTCCCAATATAGCGCTTTCCGGCGGATTTATAATAGGTGTAAAGCTATCTATACCGTACATGCCGAGATTCGTTATGGTAAACGTGCCATCTTTTATTTCCTCGGGAGATAATCTGTTTTCCCTGGCCCTAGCACTCAGGTCTTTTATCATCTTAGAGATCTCCGTGAGGGATTTTGACCCGGCATCCTTTATCACCGGAACTATTAACCCATTTTCTAGAGCGACTGCTATTCCGAGATTTATCTTTTCGTGCTGGATTATATACTCTCCTTCAATAGACCAATTGATTACGGGATTTCTTTTGATTGCAAGCACACATGCTTTAGCTATTAAGTCGGTGTAGGTAAATTTCTCATCAGCAAATTTATTAAGTTCTTCTCTAAACTTAACAAGTTCGGTAACATCAACTTTAATATTCTCCGTAACATGGGGAGCGCTGTTCCAGCTATTTTTCATCCTTTCGGCGATGACCCTTCTCATATTGTCCATCGGCACTTTCTTTACAGATCCCGTGTCTTCCTCAACCACAGCAGGGCTGTCTTTCTTTACATTCAATTTATTTTCTATGTATTTCCTTACGTCTTCTTCGGTAATTCTGCCACCAGGTCCGGTACCGGCAATCAGGGAGAGATCCACATTGTTTTCTTTTGCAATCTTTCTAGCTAAAGGCGTAGCTTTTATAAACTTTTCCTGATTCTTTTCCACCGCCGGTGTCTCAAGCCGGTCAGCCTGCACAGCCACGGTAGAAGGAGAAGTATTTGCGGGACCAGCCTCATCTTCTACTGGGAGTTTTTCGCCTTCAGCCAGGATAATGCCGATCGGAGTAGCTACAGGTACAACAGCGCCTTCACTCACCAAAATTTTTCCCACAATCCCATCTGCAGGAGATTCAACCACATTGGTGATCTTTTCGGTGGAAACTTCAGCCACCTCTTCTCCTTTTGATACTTTATCCCCAACTTTTTTCAACCATTTGGTTAAAGTTCCTTCTTTCATTGTGAGACCAAGTTTTGGCATTACTATATAAACCGCCATATACGCCATCACACCTTTCTAAAAAAATTAGATTTTTGAGCTATTTCTAAAGTCCTCCTGATATCTACTTGATAAGGTCCGTTCCTTGAAATCCTGAATAAAATACAGTCACCTGCTCTGACGGGTATTTCTCTTTCACCATCAAGGGCTATAATACCTCGATTCTCGGCATTATAAATATAATCTTCATCCAGCTTTAAGGGGTTAAATTTCTTTATGCTTATCTTTCTCACAATCCCCGGAGCTATAGGCGCCAGGATGGTTTCACCCCCTGCCCCCAATTGCACGTGAGCCCCAACGTCATCCCCGTCATCAATTATTTCCTTATAGCCCACTATTGAAGAAAACCCTATTGAAGCCGGATGAGCTCTGGTCACAAATATATCGGTTATACTTTCCTGGTCCCATATAGCTTTTGCGCCGACAAAGCTCTCCCTGGAAACGACGGCATCTATTAGGGCAATATCTACCAATTCCCTTCCTTTATATATTTCTATCCGTTTGTTTTTATTGCATGTAGCCGCTTTGTCGAACAGTCCCGAAGCTACAACAGCCGCGGCTATGCCGGCCACTGTACCCTCGATCATCGATGGATAGACGTTATTGGTGCCGGTTGAAATCGAAATCAGTGGCGTATCTTTAATAACCTTGGCAATGGCCCTGTTGGTTCCGTCCCCGCCCAAAGACACTATGCAGCCGACGCCCTTCTCCTCCATCATACTGGTAGCAACCATAGAATCCTTGAATCCGGCAGTTAGAGGCATGTCGAGTATTTCCACATTAGCTTTCAATTGTTTTAAATAAACGAGGTCGTTCACCGCCTTGTAACCGATATTAAAAGTATCAGCCATTATATAAATCTTCTCGACTCCCAGCTCCTGGGATGCCAGTATTATTCTTTTTACGATATTTACTTTTTCGTTGTTATCTATTATCGTCGCATGAGCTACCAACCTTCTTATATCCTTACCTGAGGCGGGATTTGCTATTATTCCAATTTTACTCATGCCATCCTCCATCAAGGTGAGGGGGTAACTGAAGTTACCCCCTTTTTTTTACTCTATAAAATTGACTTAACCCCATTTATTATGTCGATTTCATTGGGTATTACATAGTTTTCAAGCACAGTGGTGAACGGTATGGGCACGTTCAATGCCCCTATTCTCACTATTTGAGCGTCCAGATAATCAAAAATCTCTTCGGCAATTAGAGCAGCCAGTTCTCCTCCCCATCCACCTCTTTTAACCTCTTCCGTAACTATAACTACCTTATGGGTCTTCTTTACGGAGTTAAAGATCGTCTCCTTGTCCAACGGGAAAAGTGTCCGGGGATCAACGATTTCCGCTTCTATACCCTCTTTGGCGAGCTCATTTGCCGCATTTAACGCCTTGTGAACCATTAAACCGGTAGCTACTATAGTTACATCCCTACCGGGCCTTTTTACATCGGCAACTCCCAGAGGGATCGGTTCATTCTCATCCGGGACCTCTCCTTTTAAATTATACAGGAGCTTGTGCTCTATAAATGCAACGGGATTATCATCTCTTATGGAGGAAATTAGCAACCCCAGGGCATCTTTGGGAGTCGAGGGATATACTACTTTCAGACCCGGAACATGGGTTAACCAGGCTTCCAGGCATTGCGAATGCTGAGCCGCCGCCTGCAGCCCACCGCCTTCGGGAAGTCTTATAACCATCGGCATAGAGATTTTGCCGCCAAACATGTATCTCATCTTCGCTGCCTGGTTTACCAGCTGATCCATAGCAACGGTCACAAAATCCATAAACATTATCTCCGCTATCGGTCTCATACCCGTTGCCGCAGCGCCTACTGCGACGCCGGCTATAGCCTCTTCCGATATCGGAGTATCCCTTACCAATTCCTCTCCAAACTCATCTATAAGACCCTGGGTGAC
The DNA window shown above is from Thermosediminibacter oceani DSM 16646 and carries:
- the lpdA gene encoding dihydrolipoyl dehydrogenase; this translates as MDYNVIVIGGGPGGYTAAIRASELGARVALVEEDSLGGTCLNRGCIPTKVYAHAASIINEIKKAGDFGIAAQYTIDVDKLRAKKEKVVERLVGGVGYLMKAHKVDVIKGRAKFLDRNTIKVDRKYTAEKFIIATGSKTLIPPVPGMGLPGVMTSDRALELERVPERIAIIGAGIIGLEFANIYSSLGSQVIIIEMLPELLPMVDRDIAGILQSALENRGIELHLNSRVEKIEEGPIVVFTKSGNTERLECDAVLVAVGRVANVNGVEALNLRLEGKGIKVDDFMRTNIDNIYAVGDVTGGIQLAHVAAYQGIIAAHNAVGEKRKADMKVVPSCVYTEPEIAWVGLNEALAREKYGDIKVGTFTYSASGRALTMGEDHGLIKIIAEAKYNQIVGMEIIGRDATEIIHEGALAIKEEFTAEEIAETIHAHPTISECIKEACEDILGLPINKVSLKK
- a CDS encoding ATP-NAD kinase family protein; this encodes MSKIGIIANPASGKDIRRLVAHATIIDNNEKVNIVKRIILASQELGVEKIYIMADTFNIGYKAVNDLVYLKQLKANVEILDMPLTAGFKDSMVATSMMEEKGVGCIVSLGGDGTNRAIAKVIKDTPLISISTGTNNVYPSMIEGTVAGIAAAVVASGLFDKAATCNKNKRIEIYKGRELVDIALIDAVVSRESFVGAKAIWDQESITDIFVTRAHPASIGFSSIVGYKEIIDDGDDVGAHVQLGAGGETILAPIAPGIVRKISIKKFNPLKLDEDYIYNAENRGIIALDGEREIPVRAGDCILFRISRNGPYQVDIRRTLEIAQKSNFFRKV
- a CDS encoding alpha-ketoacid dehydrogenase subunit beta, giving the protein MRQLTYAEALREAIRNEMRRDPRVFILGEDVGKFGGCFGVTQGLIDEFGEELVRDTPISEEAIAGVAVGAAATGMRPIAEIMFMDFVTVAMDQLVNQAAKMRYMFGGKISMPMVIRLPEGGGLQAAAQHSQCLEAWLTHVPGLKVVYPSTPKDALGLLISSIRDDNPVAFIEHKLLYNLKGEVPDENEPIPLGVADVKRPGRDVTIVATGLMVHKALNAANELAKEGIEAEIVDPRTLFPLDKETIFNSVKKTHKVVIVTEEVKRGGWGGELAALIAEEIFDYLDAQIVRIGALNVPIPFTTVLENYVIPNEIDIINGVKSIL
- a CDS encoding dihydrolipoamide acetyltransferase family protein → MAVYIVMPKLGLTMKEGTLTKWLKKVGDKVSKGEEVAEVSTEKITNVVESPADGIVGKILVSEGAVVPVATPIGIILAEGEKLPVEDEAGPANTSPSTVAVQADRLETPAVEKNQEKFIKATPLARKIAKENNVDLSLIAGTGPGGRITEEDVRKYIENKLNVKKDSPAVVEEDTGSVKKVPMDNMRRVIAERMKNSWNSAPHVTENIKVDVTELVKFREELNKFADEKFTYTDLIAKACVLAIKRNPVINWSIEGEYIIQHEKINLGIAVALENGLIVPVIKDAGSKSLTEISKMIKDLSARARENRLSPEEIKDGTFTITNLGMYGIDSFTPIINPPESAILGVNTIYKEPAVVEDSISIRQVMMLSLSFDHRLIDGATAAKFLMDLKRILENPVMLAL
- the atpB gene encoding F0F1 ATP synthase subunit A; translated protein: MEFFPKVVFHWRIYNLSVPVTETVVVTWFIMAILIAVSYYAGKSIGKKSSTFQKLAEVFYEIVDKLVGETMGSERKGFVPYIGTLAAFLLLSNLAGLFTLRPPTADLSTTLTLAAITFVLTQQESIRRKGLAGYLKSFFEPQPLMAPLNIIGTLANPVSMAFRLFGNILGGMIIIGLIYSAVPLLVPVPLHFYFDVFAGVLQAFIFVMLTMVFVAMSD